One region of Paenibacillus polymyxa M1 genomic DNA includes:
- a CDS encoding helix-turn-helix domain-containing protein has protein sequence MLDTSASSFILLPAFAKIVCEPGWKWQVREKPMPNYDLFYVWSGEGTVVLNGEAYPVSKGSCFLFKPGDDTRATHNPQKPLILTYIHFALTEQPKQIPASYRMLEETFEVEHMLARYVRLRLERAYGADEEGRLILKQLMIHLLRADRKEPQEQQASNQLTEVIRETANYVRQHPGLPHRVEDLAARAGLSPRYFSIKFKELLGVSVQSHIISMRIERAQHLLLHAGMNVTEVAEALGYRDIFFFSRQFKQYTGKSPSEIR, from the coding sequence TTGCTGGATACATCTGCGTCATCGTTTATCCTGCTGCCGGCCTTTGCCAAAATTGTATGCGAGCCGGGCTGGAAATGGCAGGTACGCGAGAAGCCGATGCCAAACTATGATTTATTTTATGTATGGAGCGGAGAAGGGACGGTTGTATTAAATGGGGAAGCCTATCCGGTGAGCAAGGGCAGCTGCTTTCTGTTCAAACCGGGAGACGATACCCGTGCCACACATAATCCGCAAAAGCCGCTCATACTTACTTATATTCATTTTGCTCTCACCGAACAACCCAAGCAAATACCAGCCAGCTACCGTATGTTGGAGGAAACGTTCGAGGTGGAGCATATGCTTGCCAGATATGTCCGTCTGCGTCTGGAGCGTGCCTATGGGGCTGATGAGGAGGGCAGGCTGATCCTGAAGCAACTGATGATTCATCTGCTGCGTGCAGACCGGAAGGAACCGCAGGAGCAACAGGCCAGTAACCAGCTCACCGAGGTCATTCGAGAAACGGCTAACTACGTGCGGCAGCATCCGGGACTTCCTCATCGAGTCGAGGATTTGGCAGCACGTGCAGGGCTGTCACCGCGTTATTTTTCGATAAAATTCAAGGAGCTGCTAGGTGTTTCTGTGCAATCTCATATTATCAGCATGCGGATTGAGCGCGCGCAGCACCTACTGCTACATGCCGGAATGAATGTGACTGAGGTGGCGGAGGCTTTGGGATACCGCGACATCTTTTTCTTCAGCCGCCAATTCAAGCAGTATACAGGAAAAAGTCCGTCTGAGATTCGATAA
- a CDS encoding aminotransferase class I/II-fold pyridoxal phosphate-dependent enzyme produces the protein MNPLAAQLNQNIQTGNEHVYQMLSLLGKEIYFPKEGILSQSAEAGKLAKKYNATIGIATEGNGPMHLEVIQEKLSAYSPKDLYPYAPPAGKPELRSVWRDKMLKENPSLAGKGYGLPVVTNALTHGLSIVADLFTDEGDAVIYPDKNWENYELTFGIRRHGRLVNFPLFTEDHRFNSEGLREALLAQKEYGKAIVVLNFPNNPTGYTPGIEEGKAIVAAIQEAAEAGINVVVVTDDAYFGLFFEDSLHESLFGQLAGLHPRILPVKIDGATKEEFVWGFRVGFITFASEHQDVLNALEQKTLGIIRATISSGPHPSQTFVLDALKSPDFEQQKNEKFQIMKGRANKVKALLDSGKYGDVWSYYPFNSGYFMCLKLNGLSAERLRTHLLEQYGVGTIALGEYDLRIAFSCIEEEYLEDLYDIVYRGAQDLLNA, from the coding sequence ATGAATCCACTGGCAGCGCAGTTAAATCAAAACATTCAGACAGGCAACGAGCATGTATATCAAATGCTTTCTCTTTTAGGTAAAGAGATTTATTTTCCAAAAGAAGGGATATTGAGTCAATCTGCCGAGGCAGGGAAACTTGCTAAAAAATATAATGCTACGATCGGGATTGCTACTGAAGGCAATGGCCCTATGCATTTGGAGGTAATTCAGGAGAAGCTGTCCGCTTATAGTCCTAAGGATTTATATCCTTACGCTCCCCCTGCGGGCAAACCTGAACTTCGTAGCGTATGGCGTGACAAAATGCTGAAAGAAAATCCTTCGCTGGCTGGAAAAGGCTACGGCCTTCCTGTAGTTACGAACGCGCTGACCCACGGTTTGAGCATCGTTGCCGACCTGTTTACGGATGAAGGAGATGCTGTCATTTATCCAGATAAAAACTGGGAGAACTATGAACTGACTTTCGGTATTCGCCGTCATGGACGTTTGGTGAATTTTCCGTTGTTCACAGAGGATCACCGTTTTAATAGTGAGGGTTTACGCGAGGCGCTACTAGCGCAGAAAGAATACGGCAAAGCGATCGTTGTACTGAACTTCCCGAACAACCCGACAGGCTATACACCGGGCATTGAAGAGGGTAAAGCTATTGTCGCTGCCATTCAGGAAGCGGCGGAAGCAGGCATCAATGTCGTAGTTGTGACAGATGACGCTTATTTTGGCCTGTTCTTCGAGGACTCCCTGCATGAATCATTATTCGGTCAGCTAGCCGGACTTCATCCGAGAATTTTACCAGTCAAAATTGACGGAGCTACCAAAGAAGAATTCGTTTGGGGCTTCCGTGTCGGATTTATTACCTTTGCTTCGGAGCATCAGGATGTACTGAATGCGCTGGAACAAAAAACACTAGGGATTATCCGGGCAACGATTTCGAGCGGGCCTCACCCATCTCAAACCTTCGTACTGGATGCCCTCAAATCACCCGATTTTGAGCAACAGAAGAATGAAAAGTTCCAAATTATGAAGGGGCGGGCTAATAAAGTCAAAGCGTTGCTCGATAGCGGAAAATACGGGGATGTATGGAGCTACTATCCTTTCAATTCAGGCTATTTTATGTGTCTCAAGCTGAACGGCTTGTCTGCTGAACGACTGCGCACTCATTTGCTGGAGCAATATGGGGTAGGCACGATTGCATTGGGTGAATACGATCTCCGTATTGCGTTCTCATGTATCGAAGAAGAGTATCTGGAAGACCTATATGACATTGTTTATCGTGGCGCACAAGATTTGTTGAACGCCTAA
- a CDS encoding ATP-binding protein, with the protein MLVDKLLVNIFLVFVPLLVYSALSDHRHRKHTPLLMGGVLGVSSVLCLMFSYIWYGLYWDLRYVPLILSVLYFGPTAGLMNVTLMVMARMYVGPESMVVGLPSMMLCYLGPLLVRNKFMQLKSMLLRVGMNMVMSIWITGVMLIFLLIHSWINGRLDEDEIELIRSILWFGVIQFLSIGASSFWMEFSLEREEMRRKIKYAERLNTLGELAASMAHEVRNPLTVVKGFLQMVQSGLEGKNRRYVALALAEVDRAERIISDYLNLSRPQIGNTERMDLSGMVQQIVLLLKPMANKQGVRLYTELRNEIYIHTDRNQLLQALIHVTKNAIEAAEDGGRVYIKLTVQEEQACLSIRDTGKGMSQEHLERVGTLFFSTKEVGTGLGTVVSFRIIEAMNGSIRYESEPGVGTEVVILLPLAQESLLAAEG; encoded by the coding sequence ATGCTGGTAGATAAGCTGCTCGTGAACATATTTCTTGTGTTTGTACCGTTACTCGTATATAGCGCTTTGTCGGATCATCGGCATAGGAAGCATACCCCGCTGCTTATGGGAGGGGTGCTGGGTGTTTCTTCTGTGCTTTGCCTTATGTTTTCGTACATTTGGTACGGATTATATTGGGATCTTCGCTATGTTCCTTTGATCCTTTCTGTTTTATATTTTGGTCCTACGGCAGGTCTAATGAATGTGACGCTAATGGTAATGGCTCGCATGTATGTAGGCCCTGAGTCTATGGTGGTGGGGCTTCCGAGCATGATGTTGTGTTATTTGGGACCTCTCTTGGTAAGAAACAAATTTATGCAGCTCAAAAGCATGTTGCTTCGAGTGGGCATGAATATGGTAATGAGTATATGGATTACTGGGGTCATGCTGATTTTTCTTTTAATACATTCTTGGATCAATGGCAGACTGGATGAGGATGAGATTGAGCTGATCCGTTCAATACTCTGGTTCGGTGTGATTCAATTCCTAAGTATTGGAGCTTCTTCTTTCTGGATGGAGTTTAGTTTGGAGCGAGAAGAAATGAGAAGAAAAATTAAATATGCCGAGCGTCTGAATACGTTGGGTGAACTGGCAGCGTCTATGGCCCATGAAGTACGGAATCCTTTAACTGTCGTAAAAGGGTTCCTGCAAATGGTCCAGTCAGGATTAGAAGGAAAAAATCGCAGATATGTTGCTTTGGCACTGGCAGAAGTGGATCGGGCTGAAAGAATTATTAGCGATTATCTGAACTTATCCAGACCGCAGATTGGAAACACAGAACGGATGGATCTGTCTGGCATGGTTCAACAGATCGTTTTGCTTCTGAAGCCAATGGCGAACAAGCAAGGCGTAAGGCTGTATACAGAGCTAAGGAATGAAATTTACATACATACAGATCGTAACCAGCTGCTACAGGCGTTAATACATGTGACGAAAAATGCGATTGAAGCTGCGGAAGATGGAGGCAGGGTATACATAAAGCTGACGGTTCAGGAAGAGCAGGCATGTCTAAGTATTAGGGATACTGGAAAAGGCATGAGCCAGGAGCATCTCGAACGAGTGGGTACATTGTTTTTTTCAACCAAAGAGGTAGGAACAGGACTGGGAACGGTCGTTTCCTTTCGAATTATTGAAGCCATGAACGGGAGTATACGCTATGAAAGTGAGCCCGGAGTCGGAACGGAGGTCGTCATCCTCCTACCACTGGCACAGGAATCTCTGCTCGCTGCGGAAGGATAA
- a CDS encoding ABC transporter permease — MDLQRLHKERRLAFWGQVLPYLGYVIQSGLAVVFGFALIAFAAWYTSLLMHIPPDLPIRWIMLIVAIPIAHASFRTYLNEADIVFLRPQEHAMPQYFKASRIRGVVYKIFGLLLLSIILWPLYIRSDAAPKPLLLTLLLFVLLKLLFSYGGWQELRMVSVGGSVGYRLLRWVLAVLMVAAWLWQPPLHSLPFIVLVGVVYVLVLRLPVKLLVAWEKLIRTEGMQAARVMRTLGWFVDVPALTQRVTPRRWLSWLGGNIPWNRRGAYRYLLFKTFLRTEPAGIVIRLGILGLLIIYITHASWIGIAVYLFFIFLIGVQITSLRQYHRDSLWLQLYPIPAHSRRASFLDFVVRLTLPAAVVLWLPFLAKGTEDLLSTVLILVGGVLVVFLLRGTQAKKWRLDGQDEEEV, encoded by the coding sequence ATGGATTTGCAACGTTTGCATAAAGAAAGACGTCTAGCGTTCTGGGGACAGGTGCTGCCTTATCTGGGCTATGTCATTCAGAGCGGCCTTGCAGTGGTCTTCGGCTTTGCGCTGATTGCCTTTGCCGCATGGTACACGTCCTTGCTGATGCATATTCCGCCGGATTTGCCCATCCGCTGGATCATGCTTATTGTAGCTATTCCAATCGCGCATGCGAGCTTTCGAACGTATTTGAATGAGGCAGATATTGTCTTCCTTCGTCCCCAGGAGCACGCGATGCCCCAGTATTTCAAGGCCAGCCGGATTCGAGGCGTGGTATATAAAATATTCGGTTTGCTGCTGCTGTCCATTATTTTGTGGCCGCTGTATATCCGCAGTGATGCTGCGCCTAAGCCGCTGCTACTGACTCTGCTGCTGTTCGTGCTGCTGAAGCTGCTATTTAGCTACGGCGGCTGGCAGGAGCTTCGCATGGTATCGGTTGGCGGGAGCGTAGGCTATCGTCTCCTGCGGTGGGTTCTGGCTGTGCTGATGGTAGCCGCATGGCTATGGCAGCCTCCGCTACACAGCTTGCCATTTATCGTGTTGGTTGGCGTGGTGTACGTGCTTGTTCTGCGTTTACCGGTCAAGCTGCTAGTGGCTTGGGAAAAACTGATCCGCACAGAGGGCATGCAGGCTGCTCGCGTGATGCGTACGTTGGGCTGGTTTGTCGATGTGCCTGCCCTTACGCAGAGAGTGACGCCGCGCCGCTGGCTGTCCTGGCTGGGTGGTAACATACCTTGGAACAGAAGGGGAGCGTATCGTTACCTGCTGTTTAAGACGTTCTTGCGTACAGAGCCAGCAGGCATTGTCATTCGGTTAGGTATTCTGGGTCTGTTAATTATATATATCACCCATGCTAGCTGGATTGGTATTGCCGTATATTTATTTTTTATATTCCTCATAGGTGTTCAGATCACTTCTTTAAGACAGTATCACAGGGATTCGTTGTGGCTTCAGTTATATCCGATTCCTGCGCATAGTCGCCGTGCGTCTTTTCTTGACTTTGTTGTTCGGTTGACGTTGCCGGCTGCGGTGGTGCTGTGGCTTCCTTTTCTGGCAAAAGGAACGGAGGATCTACTGTCTACAGTGCTTATATTGGTTGGGGGAGTCCTTGTTGTGTTCCTGCTCCGTGGTACTCAAGCCAAAAAATGGCGTTTGGATGGACAGGATGAGGAAGAAGTGTGA
- a CDS encoding ABC transporter ATP-binding protein encodes MEQQPVLQINGLTGGYSAKRPVLHQISLDVKPGEMVGLIGLNGAGKSTTMKHILGLMTPQAGEIRVQGHKQDENPEAYQGAIAFVPEAPELYPEMTVMEHMEFTARAYGVSEADFRTRSDQMLDLFRMRDKSGSMSMHLSKGMRQKVMIMCAFLAGPPLYVIDEPFLGLDPLGIRSLLDFMLEMKRSGSSILLSSHILSTIENYCDRFIVLHQGAIIAQGTLDEVTAQAGKPGMPLEDAFYELVQGRE; translated from the coding sequence ATGGAACAACAGCCTGTGTTGCAAATTAACGGACTGACCGGTGGATACAGCGCCAAACGCCCGGTGCTGCATCAGATTTCGCTCGATGTGAAGCCGGGAGAAATGGTGGGACTGATCGGTCTGAACGGGGCCGGGAAAAGCACGACTATGAAGCATATTTTGGGACTGATGACACCGCAGGCCGGAGAAATTCGCGTACAGGGTCATAAGCAGGATGAGAATCCCGAAGCATATCAGGGAGCTATTGCTTTTGTACCCGAAGCTCCAGAGCTGTATCCTGAAATGACAGTGATGGAGCATATGGAGTTTACGGCTAGAGCATACGGAGTCAGCGAAGCAGATTTCCGGACGCGCAGCGATCAAATGCTGGACTTGTTCCGTATGCGGGATAAAAGCGGAAGTATGTCGATGCATCTCTCCAAAGGGATGCGTCAGAAAGTGATGATTATGTGCGCATTTTTAGCGGGACCGCCGTTGTATGTCATAGATGAGCCTTTTTTGGGTTTGGACCCGCTCGGCATTCGTTCCCTGCTTGACTTTATGTTGGAGATGAAGCGTTCGGGTTCGTCTATTTTGCTCAGTTCTCATATTTTGTCCACGATTGAAAATTATTGCGATCGTTTTATTGTGCTTCATCAGGGTGCCATCATCGCTCAGGGTACGTTGGACGAAGTGACAGCACAGGCGGGTAAGCCGGGCATGCCGCTGGAAGATGCATTTTATGAGCTGGTACAAGGCAGGGAATGA
- a CDS encoding DEAD/DEAH box helicase, which translates to MTLNFEALGVEQDLLDKLTEHEITQPSPVQAEAIPEIMKGKHVLARSQTGTGKTLAYLLPLLQAIDPQKKATQKLILAPSQELAMQIVREGQRYGEHRGIRVLGLIGGAAIKRQIEKLKDHPQLVVGTPGRVRELIASKKLKMHNITTIVIDEVDQMFQLGGAGDVTHILGSAQRDRQLVFLSATLNNEIQSLAQREMPDYVEIGIDPDQKTASGLEHYYFVSEERDKVDMLRRLVRHFNPRKALVFVNTTNAIGEIEAKLKHMGLTTASLYGDADKVTRSNVLARFREDKLKVLVASDVAARGLDIEGLEMVIHFDPATDSQAYVHRAGRTGRMGRKGLVVSVVTERETFIMRKFSRELGIDIAERALYGGRVVVPRPADAKRAPVRPSETRSISNGTVTENRKTPVRTEAGRPGRNSVNGSAPGKSKGAALSKAGKAQRERDRKNKGAPRWLKEKGSKPNE; encoded by the coding sequence ATGACATTGAATTTTGAAGCGCTCGGCGTTGAACAAGATCTGTTAGACAAACTGACCGAGCATGAAATTACACAGCCTTCGCCAGTTCAGGCAGAGGCTATACCGGAAATAATGAAGGGAAAGCATGTATTGGCGCGCTCGCAAACCGGTACAGGCAAAACACTGGCTTATTTGCTACCGCTGCTACAAGCCATTGACCCACAGAAAAAGGCTACACAAAAGCTGATACTGGCTCCAAGCCAGGAATTGGCCATGCAAATTGTACGTGAGGGTCAGCGCTACGGAGAGCATCGTGGAATCCGTGTACTAGGTTTGATTGGTGGGGCGGCAATCAAGCGCCAAATCGAAAAGCTAAAGGATCATCCACAGCTTGTGGTAGGCACACCAGGACGTGTACGGGAACTCATCGCTTCGAAAAAGCTGAAGATGCACAATATCACAACAATTGTCATTGATGAGGTGGATCAGATGTTCCAGCTCGGCGGAGCCGGCGATGTGACCCATATACTGGGCTCTGCTCAACGTGATCGTCAATTGGTATTCCTGTCCGCAACGCTGAATAATGAAATTCAGTCATTGGCACAACGGGAGATGCCTGATTACGTAGAAATCGGGATTGATCCTGATCAGAAGACGGCCAGTGGACTGGAACATTACTACTTTGTATCCGAAGAACGGGATAAGGTGGATATGCTGCGCCGTCTGGTACGGCATTTTAATCCGAGAAAAGCGCTGGTGTTCGTAAATACGACCAATGCCATCGGGGAAATTGAAGCCAAGCTCAAGCACATGGGCCTAACTACGGCATCCTTGTATGGAGATGCAGATAAAGTCACGCGCAGCAACGTGTTGGCTCGGTTCCGCGAGGACAAGCTCAAAGTGCTGGTCGCTTCGGATGTGGCAGCCCGTGGTCTGGATATTGAGGGGCTTGAAATGGTCATTCATTTTGACCCGGCTACGGATAGTCAAGCTTATGTTCACCGTGCAGGGCGGACAGGACGTATGGGACGCAAAGGACTGGTAGTGTCGGTGGTGACCGAGCGCGAAACGTTCATCATGCGTAAGTTTTCTCGTGAGCTGGGAATCGATATTGCAGAGCGTGCGTTGTACGGAGGTCGAGTTGTAGTGCCGCGCCCGGCGGATGCCAAGCGTGCCCCTGTAAGGCCATCTGAGACTAGATCCATTTCCAATGGAACAGTGACGGAAAACCGCAAGACACCTGTTCGGACTGAAGCAGGGCGTCCAGGCAGGAATTCCGTGAACGGTTCAGCTCCAGGCAAGAGCAAAGGAGCAGCCTTATCCAAAGCAGGAAAGGCACAGCGCGAGCGTGATCGTAAAAACAAGGGTGCGCCAAGATGGCTGAAGGAAAAAGGATCAAAACCGAACGAGTAA